The Streptococcus sp. S5 genome contains a region encoding:
- a CDS encoding ABC transporter permease, with protein sequence MTYKNMLLGKMKYLILFLIAIQSVLLALMAIFFTGVQYEEAWQSYNRNSRTVTVYLQRLSEEQSQSVYQYFLEQSDLSIWTKRTTNSSRDGSINRIYLDVLGNPEGFSDFTNGGKIILSRQQISDLLSHSDNNLTIGLDKGTDNMLYELPSLLFTTPVVINRLDHIFQETNTINGIYHINGLQDNLSRETFLSNLSSITGISVEDLIRESFGSNTVEGIVPIVLAASIAVNAMVLLVLFLICVLQSFKHFGTLILLGWDRKELWSALFKDSLLFSIYIAPVSALATWFLSGWASFGLSSFVLVFAGTSLSILLLLLTLIIPSIVVYLVSPLAAIHKRLPMKPLMATSLLFYTLVAGLLIAVSHSLDAPMNQFIDNVKVAREWKSVENMYVISDFVEGDDIGTYSGNTNSLESSMYHFYQRISEIPGVYIAQGEYLGQEYLDTIYGTYQNVPKKPFWYLTYSYNYLSELGVELSNEELSEIRNGARLYLIPDTLGSADVETMKAYLQEVVRVKPGDIGTKFTENPRFLFRTYQPSKSIFTWSRSIDRGVTSEEPVIFVAAPENLYFMESANLSVSGYDGILKVRDKETMNQVKSILENEFPDLSDNALKFTTVKNYINGLQKDLGYTFYLFGSIIAIIVFTMMAIFWSFVLIYRLLFEEKLYVQYFMGFSPWKRYSGVLSLVVGVSAIELLVSILLGSKLGIVLTLVTFAFQLLLLYFNLFRKEVESLIQSFKG encoded by the coding sequence ATGACATACAAAAACATGTTATTAGGTAAAATGAAGTACTTAATCCTGTTTTTGATTGCCATTCAGAGCGTACTACTTGCTCTGATGGCAATTTTTTTTACAGGTGTTCAGTATGAGGAGGCATGGCAAAGTTATAACCGTAATTCTAGGACAGTTACAGTTTATCTTCAAAGATTATCTGAAGAACAGTCGCAAAGTGTATACCAATACTTTTTGGAACAAAGTGACTTGTCTATTTGGACGAAACGTACTACAAATAGTAGTAGGGATGGTTCAATAAATAGAATATATTTAGATGTTCTTGGCAATCCTGAAGGTTTTTCAGATTTTACAAACGGTGGTAAAATAATTTTATCACGCCAACAAATTTCAGATTTATTATCCCATAGTGACAATAACTTGACTATTGGACTTGATAAGGGAACTGATAATATGCTCTATGAATTACCGAGCTTGTTATTTACAACCCCTGTTGTTATTAATCGGTTAGACCATATTTTTCAAGAAACAAATACAATAAACGGGATATATCATATCAATGGTCTTCAGGACAACCTCTCAAGAGAAACGTTTTTATCAAATCTCTCATCCATTACTGGGATTTCTGTTGAAGACTTGATTAGAGAGAGTTTTGGCAGTAATACTGTTGAGGGAATTGTGCCAATCGTTTTAGCTGCTAGTATTGCAGTAAATGCTATGGTTCTTCTTGTTCTTTTCCTAATATGTGTTTTACAATCCTTTAAACATTTTGGGACATTGATACTACTTGGATGGGATAGGAAGGAGTTGTGGTCTGCCCTCTTCAAGGATTCTCTTCTGTTTTCTATTTATATTGCACCTGTTTCCGCACTAGCAACTTGGTTTTTGTCAGGTTGGGCTAGTTTTGGATTATCATCATTTGTGTTAGTCTTTGCGGGTACAAGTCTTTCAATCTTGTTACTATTGCTAACATTAATTATTCCAAGTATTGTTGTTTATTTGGTTTCTCCATTAGCTGCAATTCATAAACGGTTACCAATGAAACCATTAATGGCAACCAGTTTGTTATTCTATACTTTAGTAGCTGGTTTATTAATAGCAGTTAGTCATTCCTTAGATGCGCCAATGAATCAGTTCATTGATAATGTCAAAGTAGCTAGGGAGTGGAAAAGTGTCGAAAATATGTATGTTATTTCGGATTTTGTAGAAGGGGATGATATAGGAACCTACTCTGGTAATACAAATTCATTAGAAAGCAGCATGTATCACTTTTACCAACGAATTTCAGAGATTCCAGGTGTTTATATTGCTCAGGGAGAATATCTCGGGCAAGAATACCTTGATACAATCTATGGTACGTATCAAAATGTTCCTAAAAAACCATTTTGGTATTTAACCTATTCTTATAATTACTTATCTGAACTAGGAGTTGAGTTAAGTAATGAAGAATTATCCGAAATACGTAATGGTGCCAGATTGTACCTTATTCCTGATACTCTAGGTTCAGCGGATGTTGAAACCATGAAGGCTTATTTACAAGAAGTTGTTCGAGTAAAACCAGGGGATATAGGGACTAAGTTTACAGAAAATCCAAGATTTTTATTTAGAACCTATCAGCCATCTAAGTCCATTTTTACTTGGTCAAGATCAATCGATCGAGGTGTAACTAGTGAAGAACCTGTTATTTTTGTAGCAGCTCCTGAAAACTTGTACTTCATGGAATCAGCAAACCTATCTGTGAGTGGATATGACGGAATTTTGAAAGTTCGTGATAAGGAAACAATGAATCAGGTAAAATCAATTTTAGAAAATGAGTTCCCTGATTTATCAGACAATGCACTGAAATTTACAACGGTTAAGAATTATATCAATGGACTTCAGAAAGATCTCGGCTATACTTTCTACCTATTTGGAAGTATCATTGCTATTATTGTCTTTACTATGATGGCTATCTTTTGGAGTTTTGTCTTGATTTATCGCTTGCTTTTCGAAGAAAAACTGTATGTACAATACTTCATGGGCTTTTCTCCTTGGAAGAGGTATAGCGGTGTTCTTTCTCTTGTCGTTGGTGTTTCTGCGATAGAACTACTTGTTTCTATCTTACTAGGTTCTAAGTTGGGAATAGTTTTAACACTAGTTACATTTGCTTTCCAATTATTACTTCTTTACTTCAATCTATTCCGTAAAGAAGTAGAAAGTCTCATACAATCGTTTAAGGGGTGA
- a CDS encoding ABC transporter ATP-binding protein, with protein MSMISVQSVSKKFGSREILKDLSFDVEENEFVALVGPSGSGKSTLLNMIGLLDNIDSGKILINGKILPKVNSRSAVNYRKNVINYLFQSNALISTSSVKDNLMLAMNFTNFSKEEKEKKIKETLRFVGLENRLDSKVNELSGGEQQRIAIVRAILKPGDIILADEPTGSLDPDMAQKSFDLIRSLRDQFGKTILIVTHNLDHAKQCDRIVSLKSAFVN; from the coding sequence ATGTCTATGATTTCCGTACAAAGTGTGTCAAAAAAATTTGGGTCACGTGAGATTTTAAAAGACTTAAGTTTTGATGTTGAGGAAAATGAATTTGTAGCTTTAGTAGGGCCATCTGGTTCTGGAAAATCTACGTTACTTAATATGATTGGCCTTTTGGATAATATTGATAGTGGTAAGATTTTAATCAACGGGAAGATCTTACCAAAAGTGAATTCGCGTTCTGCGGTTAACTATCGAAAGAATGTTATCAACTATCTATTTCAATCAAATGCACTCATCTCTACATCCAGTGTAAAAGATAATCTCATGCTTGCTATGAACTTTACTAATTTCTCTAAGGAAGAGAAGGAGAAAAAGATTAAAGAAACCTTGCGGTTTGTTGGTTTGGAAAATAGACTAGATAGCAAGGTCAATGAATTATCTGGAGGTGAGCAGCAGAGAATCGCCATCGTGAGAGCTATTCTAAAACCAGGTGATATCATCTTGGCAGATGAACCAACAGGTTCATTGGATCCTGATATGGCTCAAAAATCATTTGACTTAATTCGGTCGTTGAGAGATCAGTTTGGAAAAACAATTCTAATCGTCACACATAATTTAGACCATGCGAAACAATGTGATCGAATTGTCTCGTTGAAATCAGCTTTTGTAAATTAG
- a CDS encoding tyrosine-type recombinase/integrase encodes MDYKHISTFLDYCKTHRRLSSHTIRAYKNDLLQFYNSNYSSVETYVEHLTKSNIKSNTLRRKIASLKVFYSYLKYHNLVDENPFNQLRYQFRTEKILPKTIPYDILKSIFLHLEQKITYSKTKYQKQKAERNLLIISLLLSTGIRISELCHIHLKNINLSNRTLHIMGKGKKERILFLGDQITFSLLETYINNYCFQPSNYLFSGKYSFKPLSEQSVRLILNTLVKQHNLTTPITPHMFRHSFATMLLDSDVDIRYIQQILGHSSISVTQIYTHVSQSKQKEILTLCNPIASIHSQSKK; translated from the coding sequence ATGGATTATAAACATATTTCTACTTTCTTAGACTACTGCAAAACCCATAGACGCTTGAGTTCACATACGATTCGAGCTTACAAAAATGATCTTTTGCAATTTTACAATTCAAATTACAGCAGTGTGGAAACCTATGTTGAACATTTGACGAAATCCAATATTAAATCTAATACATTACGTCGCAAAATTGCTAGTTTGAAGGTGTTTTACAGCTACTTAAAATATCATAATTTAGTTGATGAGAATCCTTTTAATCAATTACGTTATCAATTTAGAACGGAAAAAATATTACCTAAAACGATTCCTTATGATATTTTGAAAAGTATTTTTTTACATCTAGAACAGAAAATTACCTATTCAAAAACTAAATATCAAAAACAAAAAGCTGAAAGAAATTTGCTAATCATTTCCCTATTGCTTTCAACTGGTATTAGGATTTCCGAACTTTGTCATATTCATCTTAAAAATATTAATCTTTCAAATAGGACTCTCCATATTATGGGAAAAGGTAAGAAAGAACGTATCCTATTTTTAGGAGATCAAATAACATTTAGCTTACTAGAAACATATATAAATAACTACTGTTTTCAACCCAGTAACTACCTATTCTCTGGAAAATATTCTTTCAAACCATTGTCAGAGCAAAGTGTACGTTTAATTCTAAATACCCTTGTTAAACAACATAACTTAACTACACCTATTACCCCCCATATGTTTAGACATAGTTTCGCAACAATGCTTCTAGATAGTGATGTAGATATTCGATACATTCAACAAATTCTTGGACATAGTTCTATCTCAGTCACACAAATCTATACTCATGTATCTCAGTCAAAGCAAAAAGAAATTCTAACTCTGTGTAATCCCATTGCTTCGATTCATTCACAGTCAAAAAAATAG